In Nitrospiria bacterium, the genomic window ATCATGGTCTTTACTCCATGATACAGATGTTTCATGTTACAAAGTCCTATGGCCATGGTCCCCCTGCCTTAAATGATATCAACCTCTATGTTGAAAAAGGCGAATTTGTTTTTATCATGGGTCCCAGCGGAGCGGGGAAGACCACGTTGCTTCGGCTTCTGTTCTGTACGGATAGACCCGATGAAGGGCAAATCTTAATCCATGGACGAAATGTTGCCCGGTTAAACGGAAAATCTGTCCCCGACCTTCGAACCAAAATCGGATTTATTTTTCAAGATTATAAACTGATTCCCCGGTTTACGGTTTTTGAAAATGTGGGTATCCCACTTCAAATTCAAGGAATGGGGAGGGGCGAAATTCGCCGGCGGGTAATGGATCTACTGGACTGGGTGGGGCTTGAACAACGGGCTAAGGCCTATCCCCGACAACTGGCTGGAGGGGAACAACAGCGGGTGTGTATTGCAAGGGCCCTGGCAAATGAACCTGCCATAATTTTGGCTGATGAACCCACAGGAAATTTGGATATGGGCCACTCGGAAGAGATTTTGGGATTGCTGCGGTATATTCATGGTCGAGGGGCAACGATTTTGATGGCCACCCACAATCAAACCCTTGTGGCCAAATATCCCAAACGCCTCATTCATTTAAAAAAAGGATGTTTGGTGGGGGATGAGGGGCCCCAATGGTAAGAAATTCAATCTATTTTCTTAAACAGGCCGTGCGGGGACTGCAGGAACACCGTATCCTGGCCCTCATGACGGTTCTATCCATCTCTTTAACCTTTTTATTCTCGGGTTTGTTTTTTCTGGTATATATTAATTTAGAACAGTTAGGCGGAACATTAAGAGGTCAAGTCCGCATGATGGTCTATCTTCAGGATGCATTCAAGGAGAATGGGATTTCCTCGCTCGGTGATCAATTAAAAAAGGAGAAAGGTGTAGAGAAGGTTATTTTTCTCTCAAAAGAAGACGCCCTCCATGAGTATATCAATGAGCTGAAAGGAGACCCCAAATTGTTAGAAGGCCTGGGTGAGAATCCTTTTCCAGCCTCCTTTCAGGTTCTTATTGAAAAGTCTTTTCAGAACAGCGATTTTATGGAAAAATTAAGCCAGCAGATCAGACAGTGGGAGGGGGTGGATGAGGTGCGCTTCCGAGATGAATGGGTGAACTTTCTAAACCAGGTTCTGACCTTTTTAAAATTGGGTGGGATTTGGTTGGGCGGTTTGCTGGTGTTGGGAATCCTGGCCATCGTCTCCACCACGATCCGCTTGACCGTTTATGCCCGGCGGGAAGAAATTCAGATCTTAAAATTTATGGGCGCCACGGATCGGTTTATCATGGCACCGTTTTTTATTGAAGGGCTGTTCATTGGGATGATTGGTTCGGGTTTTTCTCTTTTCTTACTGATGGTGTTTTTTGAATTCTTTGGAGATTCGGTGGAGGGTGGCTTTCAGTACGGGGGCTATTCCAGTTTGGTTTTCCTGACCCAAAAAGTAATGGTCTCTATGTTGGGGGCGGGAATCCTGCTCGGGTGTTTGGGTAGTCTCATCTCGGTTCGGGGGGTTTTACGGGAGGAATTTTGAAAAAAAGACCGGGGTATTCATGGGCCATTTTAATATTTTTGCTCTTATGGGTGGGCATCGGGGGTTTCCCCCCCCAGGCGTTTTCAAAATCTGCATCTGAAACACAGAAAAAGCTGAAGCAGGAGCAGCAACGCCTCGAAGTGTTGCGTGAGAAAATCCGTGCCACTCAGGAAGAAAAGGAAAAAGCAGGAAAGAAGGAGCGTTCACTTCTAAAAACCTTGGAGCAATCCGATCAGACCCTTCAGTTGAGACGACAAGAATTATCCGTGATTGAACTTCGCTTAAAGCAAAGTCAGGAAGAGTTGGAAGCCCTTTCTCTTTCCATTGGGGGTTTGCAAGGGGAGATCGAGAACCAAAGGGAGCGGTTAAAAAAACGGCTTCGGGCAGGTTACATTGCCGGCAAGGAAGCCTCGCTGAGTCTTTTTTTGGAGGCCAATGACGGAAATGAAATGGGGCGACGCTACCGGTATTTAAAATGGATCTCAGAGCGGGAAGCCCAGTTGCTTCGGGAATACGAACGGTCCATGGAAACCCT contains:
- the ftsE gene encoding cell division ATP-binding protein FtsE, producing the protein MIQMFHVTKSYGHGPPALNDINLYVEKGEFVFIMGPSGAGKTTLLRLLFCTDRPDEGQILIHGRNVARLNGKSVPDLRTKIGFIFQDYKLIPRFTVFENVGIPLQIQGMGRGEIRRRVMDLLDWVGLEQRAKAYPRQLAGGEQQRVCIARALANEPAIILADEPTGNLDMGHSEEILGLLRYIHGRGATILMATHNQTLVAKYPKRLIHLKKGCLVGDEGPQW
- a CDS encoding permease-like cell division protein FtsX, translated to MVRNSIYFLKQAVRGLQEHRILALMTVLSISLTFLFSGLFFLVYINLEQLGGTLRGQVRMMVYLQDAFKENGISSLGDQLKKEKGVEKVIFLSKEDALHEYINELKGDPKLLEGLGENPFPASFQVLIEKSFQNSDFMEKLSQQIRQWEGVDEVRFRDEWVNFLNQVLTFLKLGGIWLGGLLVLGILAIVSTTIRLTVYARREEIQILKFMGATDRFIMAPFFIEGLFIGMIGSGFSLFLLMVFFEFFGDSVEGGFQYGGYSSLVFLTQKVMVSMLGAGILLGCLGSLISVRGVLREEF